The Larimichthys crocea isolate SSNF chromosome X, L_crocea_2.0, whole genome shotgun sequence genome segment CATTCACTTGTTACAACATGAATAACTTCACATACGTCTCGATGCCGTTCTCATTCGCCTTACAGAAAGACAGGACATTTCCTGAGGACTCTGAGTGCTGCTTTCAGGCACTTTCTTACCACAGCACACTCTGTGCTGCAGGAACAGCTGAAGCACACAGACTGGAATAGGCAACCATTCACTCCCACATTGACATCGAGAGCTACGCTTCCTCTGTAATGGACTACATCGCCACCACCATAGATGACGTTTCTACCAAGAAACAGATTACCATGTACCCTAATCAGAAGCCCTGGATGAACAAGGATGTCTGTCTGCTACTGAAGGCCGCCTTCAGATCAGGAGATGCACAAGCTCAAAAAAACATTCCTATTCAATTCACAATCAGCACCACAGATCACATGCTTCTTCCTACAAAAATAGACCCACTGTgcaaactgaaatgtaaaattctGCAACGGTGGttgagaatattttatttaaatcatatCCATCAACATTTGACATCTTTCACCGATAAAAAATTATGTTACAAATAACTTTCTATACATTTGTATGCGCTGTTTCTCTAAATGGATCCAAATGTCTAGAAACAAGAAGTAGACTTCCTGATCTCAGAGTCCAACACATGGAAGTGTCTGTTCTGTAACATCCATTTGATCCCAACTCTGGGAATCATTATGACCGTTCTTCTTTACAATGGAGAGGTGCTGCAGACTCGGTGGATGGTGTGAATATGCAGTTCACTGCAGTGGGCTCATCCGGAgccttctttcattttttctgtcttttctttgatGTTGCTGCCCCCTTCTGGTTCGAACTGGACCCTGTATTTctgagagcaggaaaaaaaaacccgaATGTAAATCCAACAAAACAACCTGATAATGAGTTACTAATTAAACTCTActatacatacaaacatacttAGGAGCTTTGTCTGTCTCCGGGTGAAGTATgaccacttcctcctcctcactgtcaGATATCTCAACCACATCTCCTGCAAGTCAAAACAGATTCTCAATATGTGTTCTCAATTTATTCAGACTAAAATATCCTCATGCATCAATGCCAAATAAAAtacctcctctgctctccttcttttcttgcTGTTCCTCTTCCATCTTTGTTACTTTTTCCTCCTGTTCTGCACCACtgtcattttcttcctcctcctcttcatcctcctcctcctccagtcccCAGGTGTTCTGCAGACCTTGCCCCACCTGACCTACACCTGGGACGGGCACCACTGGGGAAGGCACCCTGGTACGTATGGTTAAGAAGCCTCAGTGGACATAATATGGCAAAGTGACATATAGAAAAGGGACAAAGACACGTTTGTTCCTCAGGCTCAGTAAAGGATACGTCTGAGGTGGGGCCTCGGCTTTCTCAACGATGTCATTGGCTGCATCTGACACATCCGTCATCTCCACTGGAGTCTCGTCCATTTTCAGCGCTGTGATTCGCTCCTGAGGCATAGACTCTGCAAAACCACACCTGCCGCCCGCCTTCCTGAAAAATGGGAAATACAGAGTTTGCATAAATCTTCTAACAACAGCACCAGGAGTTTAAAACATGGTGTGGTAAATGTGGCTAATGTGCCGTTACTGCTCACCTGGCTTTTTTGTCGTTGTCAAGAGCTTTGCTGATgagttctgtgatttcagaCACTTTGACGCTGGCTATTTTGCTGCATCTCATgaccttcaacacacacacacacacacaaataatttgGTGATacacttgttgtgtttttgagcctgtcagtgttttgaacAGCAGAAAATATAGATCTTTACAGTTAAGTAAGTGATGTTATTTTCAAGATAATTGATCTTTATGGCTGCAAAACTATCTTGACTCTATTCACCTGGTCTTTGAGCAACATGATGCCCCCGCTGGACTGGATGGAGCAGATCTCCCTGTGTTTGTTCATGGCGATCATCAGCAAACCATCCATCACCCGCTCCTCCCGCTCACAGGGGTCAACCAGCAGGTAGGTTCTGCAGAGCAAACAGGAAGTGTAGAAGAATAAGGCTTGGTATGAGAAAGGACAATATTCATCCAGTGATTGGAGAACTTATTAGTCTATAAgccactttttgtttttagtgtttaattTTCACACATTGCGCATGTTCTTCACACTGACATAcctaaaaaaatacagatttttcattgtttcattcatttcatttcatctcactGATTTTGTCCACCCCATTTATAATGGAAGAGGCTAAATAACAGAAAGCCCTCTCTGTgtagtacggaagccctaagcggtcatgcattcatacattttatttcctctgttttcttaaGATAACAAGTTTTTTtcgagttatttatgtcattatgccAAAATAACAAACGCTGTTTGGGAACTTTGTTTTCCCGAGATAATGCCATAATTAATTTCAGAtctcaagaaaataaaagcatatgtAGTGTAACTAATCATTACAACTGCaatattctcctgctcctctgacagtGCTACACTGAAAGATGTCTCTTGCGATTATTTAATGCGCTTCCTTTTTGGCATTATCATGGAAAAAGAAAGTTTTGCTATTTTGAGACCTTGAGAAAATTATCCTGTTATCTCGTGAATAACAACAATTATTTTGGCATAATGACGTAAATGCCTTGAGATCTTGAGAACAAATCAAACTAACTAGTTGtcacaagaagaaaagaagaaatcaaatgaatatatgtatgtacaccTCAACTGTACCACAAACTACATTCACCAGAATGACCACACAGTTGAATTAACAGGGTGCccctttaaattaaatcttaaCCTATTTGGGTACTTGTTGTACTCTGGTTTGTTACCCTTGTtggaagaaggagaagctgACACTGATGGGCATGTGGTAGATACTCAGAGGAATAGggtctctctcctctggactGTACTGATGGAGACAGgggaataaaacacacaattaaaacagataaactGTGGTGCTACAtaagagtgatgtgtttttgttttgacaataaaaagatgaatcatTAGTGGCCACTTGTATCAGTGGAGGAAAGTTCCTGCGTTATATCGTCGAAGAAATtcactactacaactacaactgaGCAGTTTGGTGTTTTAATGGGGAGACCGGAATTTTCCAATAGACTCTGTGAAGCGGAGAAACcgcctgctgtgtttgttgctgacTCACCACTGTGACTTCATCTCCCTGGATGCCGACATCGGGCCGTCTGAAGTGACACAGAGCGGTGATGGCAGCGATGCTGGCAGCATCCATCAGGTTG includes the following:
- the exosc9 gene encoding exosome complex component RRP45, translated to MKDTPLANCERDFLLTAIEEKKRLDGRQTYDYRNIKITFGTDYGCCFVDLGKTRVMAQVSCELVAPKESRPNEGIMFFNIELSPMASPAFEQGRQSELSVKLNRQLERCLRNSKCIDTESLCVVSGEKVWQIRVDVHMLNHDGNLMDAASIAAITALCHFRRPDVGIQGDEVTVYSPEERDPIPLSIYHMPISVSFSFFQQGTYLLVDPCEREERVMDGLLMIAMNKHREICSIQSSGGIMLLKDQVMRCSKIASVKVSEITELISKALDNDKKARKAGGRCGFAESMPQERITALKMDETPVEMTDVSDAANDIVEKAEAPPQTVPSPVVPVPGVGQVGQGLQNTWGLEEEEDEEEEEENDSGAEQEEKVTKMEEEQQEKKESRGGDVVEISDSEEEEVVILHPETDKAPKNTGSSSNQKGAATSKKRQKK